In one Winogradskyella sp. MH6 genomic region, the following are encoded:
- a CDS encoding protein-L-isoaspartate(D-aspartate) O-methyltransferase: MKDTFKHKGMRQQLVDTLIKKGIKDKAVLNAIGKIPRHLFMDSGFIDHAYVDKAFPIAADQTISQPYTVAFQSELLQIKPGDKVLEIGTGSGYQCAVLIELGAKVYSIERQQELFKKTSKFLPKIGYRAKKLIFGDGYKGLPKEAPFKSIIVTAGAPFVPNPLLSQLEIGGRLVIPVGDDVQTMTLFIRKGPKEFEKHEFGEFRFVPMLEDKN, encoded by the coding sequence TTGAAAGATACATTTAAGCATAAAGGAATGCGTCAGCAACTTGTTGACACTCTGATTAAAAAGGGAATAAAGGATAAAGCTGTATTAAATGCCATTGGTAAAATACCAAGACATTTATTTATGGATTCTGGCTTTATAGACCATGCTTATGTAGATAAGGCATTTCCTATTGCAGCAGATCAGACGATTTCTCAACCTTATACTGTGGCATTTCAATCTGAATTATTACAAATAAAACCTGGAGACAAAGTCCTAGAAATCGGTACAGGTAGTGGTTACCAATGTGCTGTTTTAATAGAACTTGGTGCTAAGGTTTACAGTATAGAGCGTCAGCAGGAATTGTTTAAAAAAACATCTAAATTTTTACCAAAAATAGGGTATAGGGCTAAGAAGTTAATTTTTGGCGATGGTTACAAAGGCTTACCAAAAGAAGCTCCTTTTAAAAGTATTATTGTAACTGCCGGTGCGCCTTTTGTGCCAAATCCGTTGTTAAGCCAACTAGAAATAGGAGGCAGACTTGTAATTCCTGTTGGAGATGATGTACAAACAATGACCCTTTTCATAAGAAAAGGGCCGAAAGAATTTGAAAAGCACGAGTTTGGTGAATTTCGTTTTGTACCTATGTTAGAGGACAAAAATTAA
- a CDS encoding Gfo/Idh/MocA family protein, which produces MLKAGVLGAGHLGKIHLRLLNQSEKYELVGFYDADPENAKRVVEEFGYTYFDSIDALIDAVDVVDIVTPTLSHYDCAKQAIKKGKHIFIEKPITNTVEEAEAIRTLVAEHSVKGQVGHVERFNPAFIAVKDKIENPMFIETHRLAEFNPRGTDVPVVLDLMIHDIDIILSVVQSPVKHVSASGVSVVSDTPDIANARIEFKNGCVANLTASRISLKNMRKTRFFQKDAYISVDFLEKKCEVVKMKDAPENPGDFDMILQNAEGVKKQIYFDNPEIAGNNAILDELETFADAINNNTKPIVTLHDGTEALRVATMIINQF; this is translated from the coding sequence ATGCTAAAAGCTGGTGTTTTGGGTGCTGGTCACCTAGGAAAAATACATTTAAGACTTCTCAATCAATCCGAAAAATATGAGCTAGTTGGTTTCTATGATGCAGATCCTGAAAATGCAAAACGCGTTGTAGAAGAGTTTGGGTATACCTATTTCGATTCTATTGATGCATTAATAGATGCTGTAGATGTTGTAGATATCGTAACTCCTACCCTTTCTCATTACGATTGTGCCAAGCAAGCTATTAAAAAAGGAAAACATATTTTTATTGAAAAGCCAATTACAAATACTGTTGAAGAAGCTGAAGCTATAAGAACTTTAGTAGCAGAACATAGTGTAAAAGGACAAGTTGGTCATGTAGAGCGTTTTAATCCTGCATTTATTGCAGTGAAGGATAAAATAGAAAATCCTATGTTTATAGAAACACATCGTTTGGCTGAATTTAATCCACGTGGCACAGATGTTCCTGTGGTATTGGATTTAATGATTCATGATATAGATATTATTCTTAGCGTTGTGCAGTCGCCTGTAAAACATGTTTCTGCAAGTGGTGTTTCAGTAGTTAGTGATACTCCAGATATTGCAAATGCTCGTATTGAGTTTAAAAACGGATGTGTTGCAAACCTTACCGCAAGTCGTATTTCTTTAAAGAATATGCGCAAAACGCGTTTTTTCCAAAAGGACGCTTACATCTCAGTAGATTTTCTTGAAAAGAAATGTGAAGTCGTAAAAATGAAAGATGCACCAGAAAATCCAGGTGATTTTGATATGATTCTTCAAAATGCTGAAGGTGTAAAAAAGCAAATCTATTTCGACAACCCAGAAATTGCAGGTAACAATGCTATTTTAGACGAACTTGAAACATTTGCAGATGCCATTAACAACAACACAAAGCCAATTGTAACACTGCATGATGGCACAGAGGCGCTACGTGTTGCCACAATGATAATTAATCAGTTTTAA
- a CDS encoding ion transporter encodes MESENKHNWRTKLHEIIYEADTPAGKLFDVVLLIAILASIILVMLESVSSFDEKHHDLLNIGEWIITILFSIEYILRIITVNKPIKYITSFYGVIDLLSTIPKYLSLFFAGTHALVALRALRLLRIFRILKLARYLGASNQLASAIKASRAKISVFLFAVLIASVIFGTIMYMVEGADSGFTNIPKSVYWCIVTMTTVGFGDIAPITPLGQFIAAIIMIMGYGIIAVPTGIVSAEYTKASSSGNKKVSNEEHEQLKTVVLNSQCCINCLAEKHQDDAIYCHKCGCKLHHD; translated from the coding sequence GTGGAATCAGAAAACAAACATAACTGGAGAACCAAACTACATGAAATAATTTATGAAGCAGATACACCTGCTGGCAAGTTATTTGACGTTGTTTTACTCATAGCAATTCTTGCCAGCATAATTTTGGTTATGCTCGAAAGCGTAAGCAGTTTTGATGAAAAACACCACGATTTATTGAATATTGGAGAATGGATTATCACCATTCTATTTTCTATTGAATACATCCTAAGAATTATAACCGTAAACAAGCCTATAAAATATATTACCAGCTTTTATGGAGTTATAGATTTACTATCTACCATACCTAAGTATTTATCCTTATTTTTTGCTGGAACTCATGCGCTAGTAGCTTTACGCGCACTCCGTTTATTAAGAATTTTTAGAATTTTAAAATTAGCTCGTTATCTAGGAGCTTCTAACCAGCTAGCAAGTGCGATTAAAGCAAGTAGAGCCAAAATTTCGGTATTCTTATTTGCGGTACTTATTGCCTCTGTAATTTTCGGAACCATTATGTACATGGTAGAAGGCGCAGATAGCGGCTTTACCAATATACCAAAAAGCGTGTATTGGTGCATTGTAACCATGACAACTGTTGGATTTGGTGATATTGCACCAATAACACCATTAGGACAGTTTATTGCAGCTATTATTATGATTATGGGTTATGGAATCATCGCAGTACCAACTGGTATCGTTTCTGCTGAATATACCAAAGCTTCTAGTAGTGGAAACAAGAAAGTATCAAATGAAGAACACGAGCAATTAAAAACTGTTGTCTTAAATTCTCAATGTTGTATAAACTGTTTGGCAGAAAAGCATCAAGATGATGCCATATATTGCCATAAATGTGGATGCAAACTTCATCATGACTAA
- the miaA gene encoding tRNA (adenosine(37)-N6)-dimethylallyltransferase MiaA, giving the protein MTKTLISIVGPTAIGKTALSIKLAQHFKTEIISADSRQFFKEMNIGTAVPSTEEQQAAKHHFIQHISIKDNYSVGDFERDAISKISEIHKKNDVAIMVGGSGLYVKAVTKGLDNFPDVNGNIRLELNERLKNEGLEALQKQLKDLDPIAYNSIAIDNPQRLIRALEICIGTGKPYSSFLTNPEKNRNFKTISIGLDAERSIIYDRINQRVDIMVKNGLLEEVKALLPYKHLNALNTVGYKELFKYIEGEWALDFAISEIKKNTRRFAKRQLTWFRKDQAIAWFDYTSDINSIIKHIENQS; this is encoded by the coding sequence ATGACTAAAACCCTTATTTCTATAGTTGGCCCAACAGCCATTGGCAAAACTGCTTTAAGTATAAAACTAGCTCAGCACTTTAAAACCGAGATTATCTCTGCAGATTCTCGTCAGTTTTTTAAAGAAATGAATATTGGCACTGCTGTACCTTCAACAGAGGAACAACAAGCAGCAAAGCATCATTTTATTCAGCATATATCTATAAAAGATAATTATAGCGTCGGCGATTTTGAACGTGATGCCATTTCAAAAATCTCTGAAATTCATAAAAAAAACGATGTTGCTATAATGGTTGGTGGCTCTGGTCTTTATGTAAAAGCTGTAACCAAAGGTTTAGACAACTTTCCTGATGTAAATGGTAACATTCGTTTAGAGTTAAATGAAAGATTAAAAAATGAAGGACTAGAAGCTCTTCAAAAACAATTAAAAGACTTAGATCCTATAGCATACAACTCCATTGCAATAGATAATCCACAACGCTTAATAAGAGCTTTAGAAATTTGTATTGGTACAGGAAAACCCTATTCTTCATTTTTAACCAACCCAGAAAAGAACCGAAATTTTAAAACCATTTCCATTGGTTTAGATGCTGAACGATCTATAATCTACGACAGAATTAATCAACGTGTAGATATTATGGTGAAAAATGGTCTGTTAGAAGAGGTTAAAGCACTTTTACCATACAAACACCTTAACGCATTAAACACCGTTGGTTACAAAGAACTTTTTAAATACATTGAAGGTGAATGGGCACTAGACTTTGCCATTTCAGAAATTAAGAAAAATACCAGACGCTTTGCCAAACGCCAACTCACTTGGTTTAGAAAAGATCAAGCTATTGCATGGTTTGATTATACTTCTGATATAAACAGCATAATCAAACATATTGAAAATCAATCATAA
- a CDS encoding 3-hydroxybutyryl-CoA dehydrogenase produces the protein MKNIAVIGAGTMGNGIAHTFAQSGFKVNLIDISEASLERGLATISKNLDRMVAKEKITENDKAETLGNITTFTNTVDGVKNTDLVVEAATENVDLKLKIFKQLDEACDEATILATNTSSISITQIAAVTARPEKVIGMHFMNPVPIMKLVEIIRGYNTSDDVTNTIMELSKTLGKVPTEVNDYPGFVANRILMPMINESIETLYNGVAGVQEIDTVMKLGMAHPMGPLQLADFIGLDVCLSILNVMYDGFKNPKYAPCPLLVNMVQAGKLGVKSGEGFYDYSESRKAENVSKQFV, from the coding sequence ATGAAAAATATAGCAGTTATAGGAGCAGGAACAATGGGAAACGGAATTGCCCATACTTTTGCTCAATCAGGATTTAAAGTAAATCTTATAGATATTAGTGAGGCGTCTTTAGAACGCGGTTTAGCTACAATTTCTAAGAATTTAGACAGAATGGTAGCTAAAGAAAAAATCACTGAAAACGATAAAGCAGAAACCTTAGGAAACATTACAACATTTACAAACACTGTAGATGGTGTTAAAAACACTGACCTTGTGGTTGAAGCGGCTACTGAAAATGTAGATCTAAAACTAAAGATTTTTAAGCAGCTTGATGAAGCTTGTGATGAAGCTACAATTTTGGCTACAAATACATCTTCAATCTCAATAACACAAATTGCAGCTGTAACAGCTCGTCCAGAGAAAGTAATTGGTATGCACTTTATGAATCCTGTACCAATCATGAAATTGGTAGAAATTATTCGTGGATACAATACAAGCGACGACGTTACAAATACCATTATGGAGTTATCTAAAACACTAGGTAAAGTCCCAACTGAGGTTAACGATTATCCTGGTTTTGTAGCCAACCGTATTTTAATGCCAATGATTAACGAGTCTATCGAAACTTTATATAATGGTGTTGCTGGTGTTCAAGAAATTGACACTGTAATGAAATTAGGAATGGCGCACCCAATGGGACCATTACAATTAGCAGATTTTATTGGTCTAGATGTATGCCTTTCTATCTTAAATGTAATGTACGACGGCTTTAAAAATCCTAAGTATGCTCCTTGTCCATTGTTAGTTAACATGGTACAAGCAGGCAAATTAGGGGTAAAGTCTGGTGAAGGATTTTATGATTATTCAGAAAGTCGTAAAGCAGAAAACGTATCTAAGCAATTTGTTTAA
- a CDS encoding exonuclease domain-containing protein codes for MYAILDIETTGGKYNEEGITEIAIYRYDGHKVTDQFISLVNPEREIQPFVVNLTGINSNMLKNAPKFYEVAKRIVEITEDCIIVAHNSDFDYRILKTEFKRLGFPYKRKTLCTVELSKQLIPDMESYSLGKLARALGIPVSDRHRANGDAMATVKLFKMLLNKDLEKVIIKSTVKNDKKPKIASNLKNIIEELPTETGVYYVHNDKGEIIYIGKSNNIKKRITQHFTNKNSKSKKIQALVSAVTYEKTGSELAALLKESAEIKKNKPIFNRALRRTIFTHALYSFTDNNGYINLKIDKSNIEETPITTFSTRPSGKHFIHKVTDEYNLCQKLTGIYSTKTSCFNYEVKECLGACVNEEPPSEYNKRVNALIEKYSYENKDMLLIDRGRDVDEKSVFLIENGVFRGMGFFDLNHQINNREILESLITPMENNRDTQHIIHSYMRRNKRLKVIHL; via the coding sequence ATTTACGCAATACTAGACATAGAGACTACTGGTGGTAAATACAATGAAGAAGGCATTACAGAAATTGCTATTTATCGTTATGATGGTCACAAAGTAACAGACCAATTTATTTCTTTAGTAAATCCTGAAAGAGAAATTCAGCCTTTTGTAGTTAACCTAACCGGCATCAATTCTAACATGCTAAAAAATGCACCTAAATTCTATGAAGTTGCAAAACGTATCGTAGAAATTACAGAGGATTGTATTATTGTAGCTCATAATTCAGATTTTGATTATCGTATTCTAAAAACTGAATTTAAGCGTTTAGGTTTTCCATACAAAAGAAAAACCTTATGTACTGTAGAGCTGTCTAAACAACTCATTCCAGACATGGAATCTTATAGTTTAGGAAAACTTGCTAGAGCGCTTGGTATTCCTGTAAGCGATAGGCATCGTGCTAATGGAGATGCTATGGCTACAGTAAAACTTTTTAAAATGCTGCTTAATAAAGACTTAGAAAAAGTAATCATTAAGAGTACAGTAAAGAACGACAAAAAGCCAAAAATAGCTTCCAATCTCAAGAATATCATTGAAGAATTACCTACCGAAACAGGTGTGTACTATGTACACAATGATAAAGGTGAAATTATCTACATCGGAAAAAGTAACAACATTAAAAAGCGAATCACACAACACTTTACCAATAAAAACTCTAAATCTAAAAAAATACAAGCCTTAGTTAGCGCTGTTACTTATGAAAAAACAGGTAGCGAACTGGCTGCACTTCTTAAAGAAAGTGCAGAAATAAAGAAGAATAAACCTATTTTTAATCGTGCCCTTCGCAGAACCATTTTTACACACGCACTTTACAGTTTTACTGATAATAATGGCTATATAAATTTAAAAATAGACAAATCTAATATTGAAGAAACTCCTATAACAACTTTTAGTACAAGGCCTAGTGGCAAACACTTTATCCATAAGGTAACAGACGAATATAATTTATGCCAAAAACTTACTGGTATTTATTCTACAAAAACAAGTTGCTTTAATTACGAAGTAAAAGAGTGCTTAGGAGCTTGCGTTAATGAAGAACCTCCTTCAGAATACAATAAAAGAGTGAATGCGCTAATAGAGAAGTACAGCTATGAAAACAAAGACATGCTTCTTATTGACAGAGGCAGAGATGTGGACGAAAAAAGCGTTTTTCTAATAGAAAATGGTGTTTTTAGAGGTATGGGCTTTTTTGATTTAAACCATCAAATAAATAACCGAGAAATTTTAGAATCGCTTATTACGCCAATGGAAAATAACAGAGACACACAGCATATCATACATAGTTATATGCGTAGAAACAAAAGGCTTAAGGTGATTCACTTATAA
- a CDS encoding M23 family metallopeptidase, translated as MIVLLFVSCKQNKPEHNSTTDRQAKETIEESSNKTDKKNYKTLFSENPEFLAKGFDFPVGKPNAQGYYNAQKFQENNHLGDDWNGVDGGNSDLGDPIYAIANGYVTVAKDLEGGWGNVVRIIHLYEGKLYESVYAHCDSIYVEQTKFVTKGDKIATIGNCNGAYYAHLHLEIRNSVDLDIGGGYSTDTTGYLDPTKFINKNR; from the coding sequence GTGATTGTATTGCTTTTTGTTTCATGCAAACAGAACAAACCAGAGCATAACTCTACTACAGATAGACAAGCCAAAGAAACCATTGAAGAGAGCAGCAACAAAACTGACAAAAAGAATTACAAAACACTATTTAGTGAAAACCCGGAGTTTCTAGCCAAAGGGTTTGATTTTCCTGTAGGAAAACCAAATGCTCAAGGATATTATAATGCACAAAAGTTTCAAGAAAACAACCATTTAGGTGATGATTGGAATGGCGTTGATGGTGGTAATTCAGATTTAGGTGACCCAATTTATGCTATTGCAAATGGTTATGTAACAGTTGCTAAAGATCTTGAAGGTGGTTGGGGAAATGTGGTACGGATTATTCATTTATACGAAGGAAAGCTATACGAATCTGTGTATGCACATTGCGATTCTATTTATGTAGAACAAACTAAATTTGTAACCAAAGGTGATAAAATTGCAACCATTGGCAATTGTAATGGTGCGTATTACGCACATCTTCACTTGGAAATTAGAAATTCTGTAGATTTGGATATTGGAGGTGGATATTCAACCGACACCACTGGTTATCTTGACCCAACTAAGTTTATAAATAAAAACAGATAG
- a CDS encoding YggS family pyridoxal phosphate-dependent enzyme translates to MNIKENLNHIKSSLPEHVTLVAVSKTKPVSDLMEAYNAGQRIFGENKIQEMAEKYQQMPKDIEWHMIGHVQRNKVKYMADFVSLIHGIDSFKLLKEINKQAKKCNRIINCLLQIKIAEEDSKFGMSKNDASTLLQSDEFSELKNIKIVGLMGMATFTDDITQVESEFKFLKTTFDQLKTQNSELKTLSMGMSGDYKLAIECGSTMIRVGSSIFGARNYN, encoded by the coding sequence ATGAATATTAAAGAAAATCTAAATCACATAAAATCAAGCTTACCAGAACATGTCACTTTAGTTGCTGTTTCAAAAACCAAACCTGTAAGTGATTTAATGGAAGCTTATAATGCTGGTCAGCGTATTTTTGGCGAAAACAAAATTCAGGAAATGGCTGAAAAGTATCAACAAATGCCAAAGGATATAGAATGGCATATGATTGGTCATGTACAGCGCAACAAAGTGAAATACATGGCTGATTTTGTGAGCTTAATTCACGGTATTGATAGTTTTAAGCTACTCAAAGAAATTAATAAACAAGCTAAAAAGTGTAATAGGATTATAAATTGTTTGCTTCAAATTAAAATAGCCGAAGAAGATAGTAAATTTGGTATGTCTAAAAATGATGCCTCTACCTTACTACAATCGGATGAATTTTCAGAATTAAAAAACATCAAGATTGTTGGTCTTATGGGAATGGCAACATTTACTGATGACATAACTCAAGTTGAAAGCGAATTTAAGTTTCTTAAAACCACTTTTGACCAACTTAAAACTCAAAACTCAGAACTCAAAACTCTAAGTATGGGTATGAGTGGTGATTATAAACTAGCCATTGAGTGTGGCAGCACTATGATACGCGTAGGAAGTAGTATCTTTGGTGCAAGAAATTATAATTAA
- a CDS encoding response regulator transcription factor: protein MEEQNKKILLVEDDPNFGTVLKDYLMMNDYDVVHAKNGMEGFEKFKKDDYDLCILDVMMPYKDGFTLAKEIREKNTDVPIIFLTAKAMKEDVLKGYKVGADDYLNKPFDSEVLLMKIKAIMQRKATDSVADSKQFEFKIGRFDLNSKLRFLKFDGGEPTKLSPKENELLRLLALHENDLMPRELALTKIWRDDNYFTSRSMDVYIAKLRKYLKPDPKVEILNIHGEGFRLVINE from the coding sequence ATGGAAGAGCAAAACAAGAAAATTCTTTTGGTAGAAGACGATCCAAATTTTGGGACCGTTTTAAAAGATTATTTAATGATGAACGATTACGACGTAGTCCATGCCAAAAATGGAATGGAAGGTTTTGAAAAGTTCAAAAAAGACGATTACGATCTATGTATTTTAGATGTAATGATGCCTTATAAGGACGGATTTACATTGGCTAAAGAAATACGAGAAAAAAATACAGACGTACCAATTATATTTTTAACCGCAAAAGCAATGAAAGAAGATGTGCTTAAGGGGTATAAAGTTGGTGCAGATGACTATCTAAACAAGCCTTTTGATAGCGAGGTGTTGTTAATGAAAATTAAAGCAATTATGCAGCGTAAGGCTACAGATTCTGTTGCAGATAGTAAACAGTTTGAATTTAAGATTGGTCGTTTTGATCTCAATTCTAAGCTTCGTTTCTTAAAATTTGATGGTGGTGAGCCAACAAAATTATCACCAAAAGAAAACGAATTATTACGTTTATTAGCGTTACATGAAAACGATTTAATGCCAAGAGAATTGGCGTTGACAAAAATTTGGAGAGATGATAACTATTTTACCTCTCGAAGTATGGATGTATATATTGCCAAATTACGTAAATACTTAAAACCAGACCCTAAAGTTGAAATATTGAATATTCACGGAGAAGGTTTTAGATTGGTGATTAACGAATAG
- a CDS encoding sensor histidine kinase, which yields MSKKLFILLVVLMSLSLIGIIFVQSFFINNSLENEEKNFTRSVTRALSFVSRDIQDYEIGKFYALIQPYIANNREPDSTAIRQLYITTEDEVNDQTIIHRNTILEERFKVPSLFFEIDTDSIDISNFTSERTTEYFDRSTIDGNQGIKPTKTLVEFSNLSDIDKKAYEDTFKTLLKEVPIYKRVTALQVETLLRRQLKDEGINLDFEFAIYDDDLATKVQTRNFNKSNAYFGIPIFLDTNNESSYRLWVDFPDRKKFLLSSILKMIVLSIVFTGVIILAYSSAIYQLIRQRQISQIKTDFINNMTHEFKTPIATINLALDAIKNPKIIADQDKVKRYLGMIKDENKRMHAQVENVLRISKLEKNELNISKERLELHDLVEDAITHIELIVEDRKGYVKTHLNATKTSVLANESHFTNVIVNILDNAVKYSDDEPKIDVYTENVGNSVILKISDQGNGMSKQVAKRVFEKFYREHTGNVHNVKGHGLGLAYVKQIIDDHQGHISVESEKGKGSTFIIKLPLIS from the coding sequence ATGAGTAAAAAACTATTCATCTTATTGGTGGTTTTAATGAGCTTATCGCTCATAGGTATAATTTTTGTGCAATCGTTCTTTATCAACAATAGTTTAGAGAATGAAGAAAAGAATTTTACTCGTAGTGTAACCAGAGCATTAAGCTTTGTGTCTAGAGACATTCAAGATTATGAGATTGGGAAATTCTATGCCTTAATTCAACCTTATATTGCAAATAATAGAGAGCCAGATTCCACTGCTATAAGACAATTGTATATTACGACAGAAGATGAGGTCAACGATCAAACCATCATTCACCGTAATACTATTTTAGAAGAGCGCTTTAAGGTGCCTTCATTGTTCTTTGAAATTGATACAGACAGTATAGATATAAGTAATTTTACTAGTGAGCGTACAACAGAGTACTTTGATAGATCAACAATAGACGGTAATCAAGGTATTAAGCCTACAAAAACTTTAGTAGAGTTTTCTAATCTTTCGGATATAGATAAGAAGGCTTATGAAGATACGTTTAAAACATTGTTGAAAGAAGTGCCTATTTACAAAAGAGTTACAGCCTTACAAGTTGAAACTTTACTAAGAAGGCAGCTTAAGGATGAAGGTATAAATCTAGATTTTGAGTTTGCTATTTATGATGATGACTTGGCAACCAAGGTACAGACAAGAAACTTTAATAAAAGCAATGCTTATTTTGGGATACCAATTTTCTTGGATACTAACAACGAAAGTAGCTATAGACTTTGGGTAGATTTTCCGGATAGAAAAAAGTTTTTGTTGTCTTCAATACTTAAGATGATTGTGTTGTCTATAGTATTTACAGGTGTTATCATTTTGGCATACTCTAGCGCAATTTATCAATTGATAAGACAACGTCAAATATCTCAGATAAAGACAGATTTTATCAATAACATGACGCACGAGTTTAAAACACCAATAGCGACGATAAACTTAGCTTTGGATGCTATTAAAAATCCTAAAATCATAGCAGATCAGGATAAAGTGAAGCGATATTTGGGCATGATTAAGGATGAAAACAAGCGTATGCATGCACAGGTAGAAAATGTATTACGAATATCTAAACTAGAAAAAAATGAGCTTAACATAAGTAAGGAAAGACTAGAGTTACACGACTTAGTGGAAGATGCAATTACTCATATTGAGTTAATTGTAGAAGATAGAAAAGGCTATGTAAAAACACATCTCAATGCAACAAAAACCTCAGTTTTAGCAAATGAGTCTCACTTTACAAATGTTATAGTTAATATTCTAGATAATGCTGTTAAGTATTCAGATGATGAGCCAAAAATAGACGTTTATACAGAGAATGTAGGAAACAGTGTTATTTTAAAAATTTCCGATCAAGGTAACGGAATGTCTAAACAAGTGGCTAAGCGTGTGTTTGAAAAGTTTTATAGAGAACACACAGGAAATGTACATAATGTAAAAGGACATGGGCTCGGATTAGCCTATGTAAAACAAATAATAGACGACCATCAAGGTCACATATCAGTAGAAAGTGAAAAAGGAAAGGGTAGTACTTTTATAATAAAGCTACCGTTAATATCATAA
- a CDS encoding DUF1015 domain-containing protein, with product MAKIIPFKAVKPTRAIVGLVAARPYQSYTIDERESRMGYNPYSFLHIVNPGYKYDREVTGEERYKLVKNRYEEFKEDGIFVTEKKPSLYAYKIVNRHKQVFNGIIAATSTEDYEKDIIKKHEDTIAKREQTFKNYLQTVGFNAEPVLLTYPDNAIISEIIKETQKGHAEFEFTMTYRDTHYLWKIDNEETIAKIQQEFKKMETIYIADGHHRSASSYLLYKDEKEKNPNHNGSESYNFFMSYLIPESDLVIQEFCRLVKDLNGLTKEEFLIKLDAVFRIENRGLTPYSPSKPHHFSMYLDGEFYSLYLRKANYSFETSLDKLDAQLLYKTILEPILGIHDLRNDNRIEYVHGKHEMITIKTSVDSGKFKVGFGMCPATVQQLKEIADEGLTMPPKSTYILPKLRSGITIYEY from the coding sequence TTGGCTAAAATAATTCCATTCAAAGCAGTAAAACCTACAAGAGCCATTGTTGGTCTTGTCGCTGCACGTCCTTATCAAAGTTATACCATAGACGAGAGGGAATCTAGAATGGGTTATAATCCTTACAGCTTTCTTCATATTGTAAATCCTGGATATAAATACGATCGGGAAGTTACAGGCGAAGAGCGTTATAAGCTTGTAAAAAACAGATACGAAGAGTTTAAAGAAGATGGCATTTTTGTTACCGAAAAAAAACCATCCCTTTATGCTTATAAAATTGTAAACAGACACAAGCAGGTATTTAACGGTATTATAGCTGCAACTAGTACCGAAGATTATGAAAAAGACATCATAAAAAAACACGAAGATACTATTGCAAAACGCGAGCAGACGTTTAAAAACTATCTTCAAACCGTCGGTTTTAATGCAGAGCCTGTACTTCTAACCTATCCTGATAATGCTATTATTTCAGAAATCATTAAAGAAACCCAAAAAGGTCATGCCGAATTTGAGTTTACAATGACCTATAGAGATACACATTATTTATGGAAAATTGATAATGAGGAAACTATAGCTAAAATTCAACAAGAATTTAAAAAAATGGAAACCATTTACATTGCAGATGGTCACCACAGATCCGCTTCCTCGTATTTATTATATAAAGATGAAAAAGAAAAGAATCCAAACCATAATGGCTCTGAGTCTTACAACTTTTTTATGTCGTATTTAATACCTGAGTCAGATCTAGTAATTCAAGAGTTTTGTCGATTGGTTAAAGATCTCAACGGACTAACAAAAGAAGAATTTTTAATAAAGCTAGATGCTGTTTTTAGAATTGAAAACAGAGGCTTAACTCCTTACAGTCCTTCTAAACCGCATCATTTTAGCATGTACCTAGATGGCGAGTTCTATTCGCTTTATTTGAGAAAAGCGAATTATAGTTTTGAAACTTCACTCGATAAACTTGATGCACAACTCTTGTACAAAACAATTTTAGAGCCTATACTAGGCATACACGATTTACGCAATGACAATAGAATTGAATACGTGCACGGCAAACACGAAATGATTACGATAAAAACCAGTGTAGATAGTGGAAAGTTTAAAGTTGGCTTTGGCATGTGTCCTGCAACTGTACAACAACTAAAAGAAATTGCAGACGAAGGTCTTACTATGCCACCAAAAAGCACTTATATTTTGCCTAAACTTAGAAGCGGAATTACAATTTATGAATATTAA